A genome region from Geodermatophilus bullaregiensis includes the following:
- the tsaE gene encoding tRNA (adenosine(37)-N6)-threonylcarbamoyltransferase complex ATPase subunit type 1 TsaE: MRREHVLPTPGDTRALGAALATVVGPGDLVVLTGPLGAGKTALTQGLGAALGVTEPVTSPTFVIARVHRGGRLPLVHVDAYRLGSVADVDDLDLDASTEESVTVVEWGAGLVERLADEHLEVRLDRRDDDVRTAVLVPHGPGWEQRLAG, translated from the coding sequence GTGAGGCGGGAACACGTCCTGCCCACGCCCGGGGACACCCGGGCACTGGGCGCCGCACTGGCCACCGTCGTCGGGCCCGGCGACCTCGTCGTCCTCACCGGCCCGCTCGGCGCCGGCAAGACCGCGCTCACCCAGGGGCTCGGCGCCGCCCTCGGGGTGACCGAGCCGGTCACCTCGCCGACGTTCGTCATCGCCCGCGTGCACCGCGGCGGGCGGCTGCCGCTGGTGCACGTGGACGCCTACCGGCTGGGGAGCGTCGCCGACGTCGACGACCTCGACCTCGACGCCTCGACCGAGGAGTCGGTGACCGTCGTCGAGTGGGGCGCCGGACTGGTCGAGCGGCTCGCCGACGAGCACCTGGAGGTGCGGCTGGACCGCCGCGACGACGACGTCCGCACCGCCGTCCTCGTGCCGCACGGCCCCGGCTGGGAGCAGCGGCTGGCCGGCTGA
- a CDS encoding GNAT family N-acetyltransferase, whose product MRRRTARDLTGAVRVLGAVHAADGHPSRWPADPAAWPDPEGTASAWVAARDGAVAGHLAVVREPGGRAAVSRFFVAPDARGRHLGTALLAEAAARAAAEDVALVLDVVADAAPAIALYERLGWSLVGTRPADWTTPAGHRPLLRAYRAPRGT is encoded by the coding sequence GTGCGCCGGCGCACCGCCCGGGACCTGACGGGCGCCGTCCGGGTCCTGGGGGCCGTGCACGCCGCCGACGGCCACCCGTCCCGCTGGCCGGCCGACCCGGCCGCCTGGCCGGACCCCGAGGGGACGGCGTCGGCGTGGGTCGCCGCCCGGGACGGCGCCGTCGCCGGTCACCTGGCCGTGGTCCGCGAGCCGGGCGGACGGGCCGCCGTCAGCCGGTTCTTCGTCGCGCCGGACGCGCGGGGCCGGCACCTGGGGACCGCGCTGCTCGCCGAGGCCGCCGCACGGGCCGCCGCGGAGGACGTCGCACTGGTCCTCGACGTCGTGGCCGACGCGGCGCCGGCGATCGCGCTGTACGAGCGGCTCGGGTGGTCCCTGGTGGGGACCCGGCCCGCCGACTGGACGACGCCCGCCGGGCACCGGCCGCTGCTGCGCGCCTACCGGGCCCCACGCGGGACCTGA
- a CDS encoding LuxR C-terminal-related transcriptional regulator, which yields MIDDRMRGPGHGVTTVWVYDERRRVRDDVAARLVALPFVGRVEVVGDAPALVQRLATRQPDVLLVGTQRAVDTGLTVATQVLRAHPGVPVLLLGAPDDAETVRAAVAVGARGYLRWDASALEMGLGLSRVGLRADGRPPQPAAPVPLASIGAPAPNWATPLNGAGPRAVSTTVRETAPPVALSMREMQVLTGMSQGKSNAQIGRELYLSEDTIKTHARRLFRKLGAKDRAEAVATGFRRGMMS from the coding sequence GTGATCGACGACAGGATGCGCGGTCCGGGCCACGGGGTCACGACCGTGTGGGTGTACGACGAGCGCCGCCGTGTCCGCGACGACGTCGCCGCCCGCCTCGTGGCCCTGCCCTTCGTGGGGCGGGTCGAGGTCGTCGGTGACGCGCCCGCGCTGGTGCAGCGGCTGGCCACCCGGCAGCCCGACGTGCTGCTGGTCGGCACGCAGCGCGCGGTCGACACCGGCCTGACCGTGGCCACCCAGGTGCTGCGGGCCCACCCCGGCGTCCCGGTGCTGCTGCTCGGCGCGCCGGACGACGCCGAGACGGTGCGCGCCGCGGTCGCCGTCGGTGCCCGCGGGTACCTGCGCTGGGACGCCAGCGCCCTGGAGATGGGCCTGGGCCTGTCGCGGGTGGGACTGCGGGCCGACGGCCGCCCGCCGCAGCCGGCCGCCCCCGTGCCACTGGCCTCGATCGGGGCGCCGGCCCCCAACTGGGCCACCCCGCTCAACGGCGCCGGCCCGCGGGCGGTGAGCACGACGGTCCGCGAGACGGCGCCGCCGGTCGCGCTGTCGATGCGCGAGATGCAGGTGCTGACCGGCATGAGCCAGGGCAAGAGCAACGCCCAGATCGGCCGCGAGCTCTACCTGTCCGAGGACACCATCAAGACCCACGCCCGCCGGCTGTTCCGCAAGCTCGGCGCCAAGGACCGCGCCGAGGCGGTGGCCACCGGCTTCCGCCGGGGCATGATGAGCTGA
- the tsaD gene encoding tRNA (adenosine(37)-N6)-threonylcarbamoyltransferase complex transferase subunit TsaD, which produces MSEPLVLGFETSCDETGVGVVRGQTLLADALATSVAEHERFGGVVPEIASRAHLEAMVPTVHRALADAGVRASDVDAVAVTAGPGLTGALLVGLAAAKAYALALDRPLYGVNHLAAHVAVDELQHGRLAEPSLALLVSGGHSSLLLVPDLAREVTSLGRTIDDAAGEAFDKVARVLGMPFPGGPPIDRAARDGDASAIDFPRGLTGPRDAPYDFSFSGLKTAVARWVEARRETGEPVPVADVAASFQEAVADVLTAKAVRACREHGVGHLVLGGGVAANSRLRALAEERCAAAGIVLRVPSPRLCTDNGAMVAALGSRLVEAGVAPSAPDLGADSSLPVDVVTR; this is translated from the coding sequence GTGAGCGAGCCACTGGTGCTGGGGTTCGAGACCTCCTGCGACGAGACCGGGGTCGGCGTCGTCCGCGGGCAGACGCTGCTGGCCGACGCGCTGGCCACGTCGGTGGCCGAGCACGAGCGCTTCGGCGGCGTGGTGCCCGAGATCGCCTCGCGGGCGCACCTGGAGGCGATGGTCCCGACCGTGCACCGCGCGCTGGCCGACGCCGGCGTGCGCGCCTCCGACGTCGACGCGGTCGCGGTCACCGCCGGTCCCGGGCTCACCGGCGCGCTGCTGGTGGGCCTGGCCGCGGCCAAGGCCTACGCGCTGGCGCTGGACAGGCCGCTGTACGGGGTCAACCACCTGGCCGCGCACGTCGCCGTCGACGAGCTGCAGCACGGCCGGCTGGCCGAGCCGTCGCTGGCGCTGCTGGTCTCCGGCGGCCACAGCTCGCTGCTGCTCGTGCCCGACCTCGCCCGCGAGGTGACCTCGCTGGGCCGCACGATCGACGACGCCGCCGGCGAGGCCTTCGACAAGGTCGCCCGCGTGCTGGGCATGCCGTTCCCGGGCGGCCCGCCGATCGACCGCGCCGCCCGCGACGGCGACGCCTCGGCCATCGACTTCCCCCGCGGGCTCACCGGCCCCCGCGACGCCCCCTACGACTTCTCCTTCTCCGGGCTGAAGACCGCCGTCGCGCGCTGGGTCGAGGCCCGGCGGGAGACCGGCGAGCCGGTGCCGGTGGCCGACGTCGCGGCGTCGTTCCAGGAGGCGGTCGCCGACGTGCTCACCGCCAAGGCCGTGCGCGCCTGCCGCGAGCACGGGGTCGGCCACCTGGTGCTCGGCGGGGGAGTGGCGGCCAACTCGCGGCTGCGCGCGCTGGCCGAGGAGCGCTGCGCCGCCGCCGGGATCGTGCTGCGGGTGCCCAGCCCCCGGCTGTGCACCGACAACGGTGCGATGGTCGCCGCGCTCGGGTCCCGGCTGGTCGAGGCCGGCGTCGCGCCGTCGGCTCCCGACCTCGGTGCGGACAGCTCGCTGCCCGTCGACGTCGTCACCCGCTGA
- the rimI gene encoding ribosomal protein S18-alanine N-acetyltransferase, with translation MSARLRPMRLGDLDAVLALEEELFAPDTWTRAMYRDELSRPDTRHYLVAEDGDAVVGYAGLIAYDDEAHVSTIGVARARQGEGIGARLLDALLAEADRRSPVVLLEVRADNELAQGLYRRRGFTEIGRRPRYYQPSGTDAVVMRRELLR, from the coding sequence GTGAGCGCGCGGCTGCGGCCGATGCGGCTGGGTGACCTCGACGCCGTCCTGGCGCTGGAGGAGGAGCTCTTCGCGCCCGACACCTGGACCCGCGCGATGTACCGCGACGAGCTGTCGCGTCCCGACACCCGGCACTACCTGGTCGCCGAGGACGGCGACGCGGTCGTCGGCTACGCCGGGCTGATCGCCTACGACGACGAGGCGCACGTGTCGACGATCGGTGTCGCCCGCGCGCGGCAGGGCGAGGGGATCGGCGCGCGGCTGCTCGACGCGCTGCTGGCCGAGGCCGACCGGCGCAGCCCGGTGGTGCTGCTCGAGGTCCGCGCCGACAACGAGCTGGCGCAGGGGCTCTACCGGCGGCGGGGGTTCACCGAGATCGGCCGGCGCCCGCGCTACTACCAGCCGAGCGGGACGGACGCGGTCGTGATGAGGCGGGAGCTGCTGCGGTGA
- a CDS encoding uracil-DNA glycosylase has protein sequence MAAPRPPRSDAVTGAAAEEVARTAAAAADWPALAAAAAPCVACPELAGTRQHVVVGDPPANGRARFALIGEAPGANEDQTGRPFVGKSGQLLDRLLAEAGLDRADAAVLNIVKCRPPGNRTPRTPEVARCSGWLRRQLELLDPPVVVALGLSSAKWFLGPRTVLAEARGRPHDVRGRAVWATYHPSAAIRFGPNGAPRAGLLADLTSVAASLA, from the coding sequence GTGGCCGCCCCCCGTCCGCCCCGGTCCGACGCCGTGACCGGAGCGGCGGCCGAGGAGGTCGCCCGCACCGCCGCGGCGGCCGCCGACTGGCCGGCGCTGGCGGCGGCCGCTGCGCCCTGCGTCGCCTGCCCCGAGCTGGCCGGCACCCGGCAGCACGTCGTCGTCGGCGACCCGCCGGCCAACGGCCGGGCCCGCTTCGCCCTCATCGGTGAGGCGCCCGGCGCGAACGAGGACCAGACCGGCCGGCCGTTCGTCGGGAAGTCGGGACAGCTGCTCGACCGGCTGCTCGCCGAGGCCGGGCTGGACCGCGCCGACGCCGCCGTCCTCAACATCGTGAAGTGCCGCCCACCGGGCAACCGGACGCCGAGGACGCCCGAGGTCGCCCGCTGCAGCGGCTGGCTGCGGCGCCAGCTGGAACTGCTCGACCCGCCGGTGGTGGTGGCCCTCGGGCTCTCGTCGGCCAAGTGGTTCCTCGGGCCGAGGACGGTGCTGGCCGAGGCCCGCGGCCGCCCGCACGACGTCCGCGGGCGCGCCGTGTGGGCCACCTACCACCCCTCGGCGGCCATCCGGTTCGGCCCGAACGGGGCGCCGCGCGCCGGGCTGCTGGCGGACCTCACCTCGGTGGCGGCGAGCCTGGCGTGA
- the groES gene encoding co-chaperone GroES, whose product MTTATKVTIKPLEDRVVVQANEAETTTASGLVIPDTAKEKPQEGTVIAVGPGRVDDNGNRVPLDVNVGDVVIYSKYGGTEVKYAGEEYLVLSARDLLAVVEK is encoded by the coding sequence GTGACGACCGCTACCAAGGTCACCATCAAGCCGCTCGAGGACCGCGTCGTGGTCCAGGCCAACGAGGCCGAGACCACCACCGCCTCCGGTCTGGTCATCCCGGACACCGCCAAGGAGAAGCCGCAGGAGGGCACGGTCATCGCCGTGGGCCCCGGCCGCGTCGACGACAACGGCAACCGCGTCCCGCTCGACGTCAACGTCGGCGACGTCGTCATCTACTCGAAGTACGGCGGCACCGAGGTCAAGTACGCCGGCGAGGAGTACCTGGTGCTCTCCGCCCGTGACCTGCTCGCCGTCGTGGAGAAGTAG
- a CDS encoding WhiB family transcriptional regulator has product MADIRRLPTPVAEVWDWQLHGACRGESTALFFHPDGERGPARARRQAAAKAVCGKCPVVEACLKHALSVREPYGVWGGMSEEERARLIAAEPAAVAAGV; this is encoded by the coding sequence ATGGCCGACATCCGCCGCCTGCCCACGCCCGTTGCCGAGGTCTGGGACTGGCAGCTGCACGGCGCCTGCCGTGGCGAGAGCACGGCCCTGTTCTTCCACCCCGACGGCGAGCGCGGCCCCGCCCGCGCCCGTCGGCAGGCCGCGGCCAAGGCCGTGTGCGGCAAGTGCCCGGTCGTCGAGGCCTGCCTCAAGCACGCGCTCAGCGTCCGCGAGCCCTATGGCGTGTGGGGCGGCATGAGCGAGGAGGAGCGGGCCCGGCTGATCGCCGCGGAGCCCGCCGCCGTCGCCGCCGGGGTCTGA
- the tsaB gene encoding tRNA (adenosine(37)-N6)-threonylcarbamoyltransferase complex dimerization subunit type 1 TsaB, with product MLVLALDTATPTLVAGVARRSDDGRVEVLAERSLPSGNRHAELLVPAVREVLAGAGVALGDVDAVVTGLGPGPFTGLRVGVVTAAALADARGVPAVGVCSLDAVGEGARTVVTDARRKEVYWAAYDAAGARVDGPGVVRPEDARLTGPLVGDPRFAERLGAPVTPAGVTTAGLLRAAAAPLADPSSAGPLVPLYLRRPDAVPPTSFKPVTTT from the coding sequence GTGCTCGTCCTCGCCCTCGACACCGCCACCCCGACGCTGGTCGCCGGGGTCGCCCGCCGCTCGGACGACGGGCGGGTCGAGGTCCTCGCCGAGCGGTCGCTGCCCTCGGGCAACCGGCACGCCGAGCTGCTGGTCCCCGCCGTGCGCGAGGTCCTGGCCGGGGCCGGGGTGGCGCTGGGCGACGTCGACGCCGTGGTCACCGGACTGGGGCCGGGGCCCTTCACCGGCCTGCGCGTCGGCGTGGTCACCGCGGCGGCGCTCGCCGACGCCCGGGGCGTCCCCGCCGTCGGCGTCTGCTCCCTCGACGCGGTCGGCGAGGGCGCCCGCACGGTGGTCACCGACGCCCGCCGCAAGGAGGTCTACTGGGCCGCCTACGACGCGGCCGGGGCGCGGGTGGACGGGCCGGGCGTCGTCCGCCCCGAGGACGCGCGGCTCACCGGTCCCCTCGTCGGCGACCCGCGGTTCGCCGAGCGGCTGGGCGCGCCGGTCACCCCCGCCGGGGTGACGACGGCCGGCCTGCTGCGCGCGGCGGCGGCGCCGCTGGCCGACCCCTCGTCCGCCGGCCCGCTGGTGCCGCTCTACCTGCGCCGCCCCGACGCCGTCCCGCCGACGTCGTTCAAGCCGGTGACGACCACGTGA
- a CDS encoding NUDIX domain-containing protein translates to MTARVHHVVAGVLVRGDRVLLGHRSPARRWYPGVWDLPGGHVEPGEDELTALARELREEVGVVVVQVDADPVARIEDGGLHLALYAVRAWEGEPRTLQPAEHDELRWVTAAEVRGLALADPSYVPLVERVTGAGAPPD, encoded by the coding sequence GTGACCGCCCGCGTCCACCACGTCGTCGCCGGGGTCCTCGTCCGGGGCGACCGGGTCCTCCTGGGCCACCGGTCGCCGGCCCGCCGCTGGTACCCCGGCGTCTGGGACCTCCCCGGCGGCCACGTCGAGCCCGGCGAGGACGAGCTGACCGCGCTGGCCCGGGAGCTGCGCGAGGAGGTCGGCGTCGTCGTGGTGCAGGTGGACGCCGACCCCGTGGCCCGCATCGAGGACGGGGGGCTGCACCTGGCGCTCTACGCCGTCCGCGCGTGGGAGGGGGAGCCGCGCACCCTTCAGCCGGCCGAGCACGACGAGCTGCGCTGGGTGACGGCGGCCGAGGTCCGCGGGCTGGCGCTGGCCGACCCGTCCTACGTCCCCCTGGTCGAGCGGGTGACCGGTGCGGGTGCGCCCCCGGACTAA
- the groL gene encoding chaperonin GroEL (60 kDa chaperone family; promotes refolding of misfolded polypeptides especially under stressful conditions; forms two stacked rings of heptamers to form a barrel-shaped 14mer; ends can be capped by GroES; misfolded proteins enter the barrel where they are refolded when GroES binds), whose protein sequence is MAKIIKFNEDARRALERGVDKLADAVKVTLGPRGRNVVLDKKFGAPTITNDGVTIAREVELEDPYEDLGAQLAKSVATKTNDVAGDGTTTATVLAQALVKEGMRNVAAGANPMALGRGVRAAVDAVHAALDEAAIPVDDQQAIAGVATISAQDAEVGQLIGEAMEKVGKDGVITVEESNTLSTDLDVTEGVQFDKGYLSPYFVTDQEAMEAVLDDALVLLVQGKVGALADLLPLLEKVLGSGARPLLIVAEDVEGEALSTLVVNSIRKTIKVVAVKSPYFGDRRKAFMTDLAIVTGGQVVSEDVGLKLDQVGPEVLGTARRVTVDKDTTTIVDGGGTGEAINDRIAQIRREIESTDSDWDREKLQERLAKLAGGIGVIRVGAATEVELKERKHRIEDAISATRAAVEEGVVPGGGSALVHAAAAIDALDLSGDELTGARLVRAALDAPLVRIAENAGFEGRVVASKVRELGAGNGFNAATGEYGDLAAQGVIDPVKVTKAALGNAASIAAMVLTTDSAVVEAPEEEDHAAAGHHTHGHSHGHGHSH, encoded by the coding sequence ATGGCCAAGATCATCAAGTTCAACGAGGACGCCCGCCGCGCGCTCGAGCGCGGCGTGGACAAGCTCGCCGACGCGGTCAAGGTGACCCTCGGCCCGCGCGGTCGCAACGTCGTCCTCGACAAGAAGTTCGGCGCGCCGACCATCACCAACGACGGCGTGACCATCGCCCGTGAGGTCGAGCTCGAGGACCCCTACGAGGACCTCGGCGCGCAGCTGGCCAAGAGCGTGGCCACCAAGACCAACGACGTCGCCGGTGACGGCACCACCACCGCGACCGTGCTGGCCCAGGCACTGGTCAAGGAGGGCATGCGCAACGTCGCCGCCGGCGCCAACCCGATGGCGCTCGGCCGTGGCGTGCGGGCCGCCGTCGACGCGGTGCACGCCGCCCTCGACGAGGCCGCCATCCCGGTCGACGACCAGCAGGCCATCGCCGGCGTCGCCACCATCTCCGCGCAGGACGCCGAGGTCGGCCAGCTGATCGGCGAGGCGATGGAGAAGGTCGGCAAGGACGGCGTCATCACCGTCGAGGAGAGCAACACCCTCTCCACCGACCTCGACGTCACCGAGGGCGTGCAGTTCGACAAGGGCTACCTCTCGCCGTACTTCGTCACCGACCAGGAGGCGATGGAGGCCGTCCTCGACGACGCCCTCGTCCTGCTGGTGCAGGGCAAGGTCGGCGCCCTGGCCGACCTGCTCCCGCTGCTGGAGAAGGTGCTCGGCTCCGGCGCCCGCCCGCTGCTGATCGTCGCCGAGGACGTCGAGGGCGAGGCGCTGTCCACCCTCGTCGTCAACTCGATCCGCAAGACGATCAAGGTCGTCGCGGTCAAGTCGCCCTACTTCGGCGACCGCCGCAAGGCCTTCATGACCGACCTGGCGATCGTCACCGGCGGCCAGGTGGTCAGCGAGGACGTCGGCCTCAAGCTCGACCAGGTCGGCCCCGAGGTGCTCGGCACCGCCCGCCGCGTCACGGTCGACAAGGACACCACCACGATCGTCGACGGCGGCGGCACCGGTGAGGCGATCAACGACCGGATCGCGCAGATCCGCCGCGAGATCGAGTCCACCGACTCCGACTGGGACCGCGAGAAGCTGCAGGAGCGGCTGGCCAAGCTGGCCGGCGGTATCGGCGTCATCCGGGTCGGCGCGGCCACCGAGGTCGAGCTCAAGGAGCGCAAGCACCGCATCGAGGACGCCATCTCGGCCACCCGCGCGGCGGTCGAGGAGGGCGTCGTCCCCGGTGGCGGCTCCGCGCTGGTGCACGCCGCCGCGGCGATCGACGCGCTGGACCTCTCCGGTGACGAGCTGACCGGCGCCCGGCTGGTCCGCGCAGCGCTCGACGCCCCGCTGGTCCGCATCGCCGAGAACGCCGGTTTCGAGGGCCGCGTGGTGGCCAGCAAGGTCCGCGAGCTGGGCGCCGGCAACGGCTTCAACGCCGCGACCGGCGAGTACGGCGACCTGGCCGCCCAGGGCGTCATCGACCCGGTCAAGGTCACCAAGGCCGCGCTGGGCAACGCCGCGTCGATCGCGGCGATGGTGCTGACCACCGACTCCGCCGTCGTCGAGGCACCGGAGGAGGAGGACCACGCGGCGGCCGGGCACCACACCCACGGCCACTCGCACGGTCACGGCCACAGCCACTGA
- a CDS encoding GNAT family N-acetyltransferase, with translation MRRPVADAVETPRLRLEPLAAAHAAELHPVLADPALYAFTGGAPPTLAGLRARHARQLAGASPDGSQGWLDWVLRLRDTGAAAGFVQATLTRGGGVLAADLAWLVGTAVQGRGLATEAAVAVAGRLRARGVVRLGAWVHPDHAASGAVARRCGLAPTAEVRDGEVRWAG, from the coding sequence GTGCGCCGGCCGGTCGCGGACGCCGTCGAGACGCCGCGGCTGCGCCTGGAGCCGCTGGCCGCCGCGCACGCGGCCGAGCTGCACCCCGTGCTGGCCGACCCCGCGCTGTACGCCTTCACCGGCGGCGCGCCACCGACACTCGCCGGGCTGCGGGCCCGCCACGCCCGCCAGCTCGCCGGCGCCTCCCCCGACGGGTCGCAGGGCTGGCTCGACTGGGTCCTGCGGCTGCGGGACACCGGCGCTGCCGCCGGGTTCGTCCAGGCCACGCTCACCCGGGGCGGCGGGGTGCTCGCCGCGGACCTCGCCTGGCTGGTCGGCACCGCCGTCCAGGGCCGGGGGCTAGCGACGGAGGCCGCGGTCGCCGTCGCCGGACGGCTGCGCGCGCGGGGCGTCGTCCGCCTCGGCGCGTGGGTGCACCCGGACCACGCCGCCTCGGGCGCGGTGGCCCGGCGGTGCGGGCTCGCGCCCACCGCCGAGGTGCGCGACGGGGAGGTGCGCTGGGCCGGGTGA
- a CDS encoding GNAT family N-acetyltransferase — MPVPAAPTAGPRVEVVALSGPVFAALADGDLTAANAAAPVPLPPSFAGPEWTPVWRVRAEQVAADPGAAGWVTGVVWDPDRRLAVGRAGFHGPPDARGAVEVGYAVVPEHRRREYARAALRALLDRARREPGVRVVRVSIAPSNAASRAVALPFGFREVGQQVDEVDGVETVSELDP, encoded by the coding sequence GTGCCCGTCCCCGCTGCACCGACGGCCGGGCCGCGGGTGGAGGTGGTCGCGCTCAGCGGCCCGGTGTTCGCGGCGCTGGCCGACGGCGACCTGACCGCGGCGAACGCGGCCGCACCTGTGCCGCTCCCGCCGTCGTTCGCCGGTCCGGAGTGGACGCCGGTGTGGCGCGTGCGCGCGGAGCAGGTGGCCGCCGACCCCGGCGCGGCCGGCTGGGTGACCGGCGTCGTGTGGGACCCCGACCGCCGGCTCGCCGTCGGCCGCGCCGGCTTCCACGGCCCACCCGACGCCCGCGGCGCGGTCGAGGTCGGCTACGCCGTCGTCCCCGAGCACCGGCGGCGCGAGTACGCGCGCGCGGCGCTGCGCGCCCTGCTCGACCGTGCCCGCCGCGAGCCCGGTGTGCGGGTGGTCCGGGTGTCGATCGCCCCGTCCAACGCCGCGTCGCGGGCGGTGGCGCTGCCGTTCGGCTTCCGCGAGGTCGGCCAGCAGGTCGACGAGGTCGACGGCGTCGAGACCGTGTCCGAGCTCGACCCGTGA
- a CDS encoding class I SAM-dependent methyltransferase: MPDDAAPAQLTALRTPAGTAATARAAALLAEGADVLAGVARLRAEVGPELAGPAWELARLRARARPVFGADAEVLFLTADTLEQAGRPELAARRAARLLADGTDSAADLGCAAGTDTVALARAGARVLAVDRDPVARELTAANAAALGVDDDVWVVAGDVVELVDAARGGEVAGCGAAVLDPARRAGGRRQLDPDRWSPPWPTVTTLLDRVPRAVVKVAPGLDHDRVPEGVEAEWVSVRGSIVEALLWGRGVSATWRRATVVRDGTAHELTADADPGPADAGPVRAWLHEPDPAVIRSGLVSLVAAELGATLVDPTIAYLTSDDRAASPWVSSYRVDEVLPFHLKRLRALLRARGVGRVVVKKRGSAIEPETLARQLRGPGTGTAVVVVTRVAGAPTALVCDVSG, translated from the coding sequence GTGCCCGACGACGCCGCCCCCGCGCAGCTGACGGCGCTGCGCACCCCGGCCGGGACGGCGGCCACGGCCCGTGCCGCGGCGCTGCTCGCCGAGGGCGCCGACGTGCTCGCCGGCGTGGCCCGGCTGCGCGCGGAGGTGGGCCCGGAGCTGGCCGGCCCGGCCTGGGAGCTGGCCCGGCTGCGCGCCCGCGCGCGCCCGGTGTTCGGCGCCGACGCCGAGGTCCTGTTCCTCACCGCCGACACCCTCGAGCAGGCCGGCCGCCCCGAGCTCGCCGCCCGCCGCGCCGCCCGGCTGCTGGCCGACGGCACCGACTCCGCCGCCGACCTCGGCTGCGCGGCCGGCACCGACACCGTCGCCCTGGCCCGGGCCGGCGCGCGGGTGCTCGCCGTCGACCGCGACCCGGTGGCGCGGGAGCTGACCGCCGCCAACGCGGCCGCCCTCGGGGTGGACGACGACGTGTGGGTGGTCGCCGGCGACGTCGTCGAGCTGGTCGACGCCGCCCGCGGAGGCGAGGTGGCCGGCTGCGGCGCCGCCGTCCTCGACCCCGCCCGGCGGGCCGGCGGACGGCGGCAGCTCGACCCCGACCGCTGGTCCCCGCCCTGGCCCACGGTCACCACGCTGCTCGACCGGGTCCCGCGCGCGGTGGTCAAGGTGGCGCCGGGGCTGGACCACGACCGCGTCCCCGAGGGCGTCGAGGCCGAGTGGGTGTCGGTGCGCGGGTCGATCGTCGAGGCACTGCTGTGGGGCCGCGGGGTGTCGGCGACGTGGCGGCGGGCGACCGTCGTCCGGGACGGGACGGCGCACGAGCTGACCGCCGACGCCGACCCCGGCCCGGCCGACGCCGGCCCGGTGCGTGCCTGGCTGCACGAGCCCGACCCCGCCGTCATCCGGTCGGGGCTGGTGTCCCTGGTGGCCGCCGAGCTGGGCGCCACGCTGGTCGACCCGACGATCGCCTACCTGACCTCCGACGACCGGGCCGCGAGCCCCTGGGTCAGCTCGTACCGGGTCGACGAGGTGCTGCCGTTCCACCTCAAGCGGCTCCGGGCGCTGCTGCGGGCCCGGGGCGTCGGTCGCGTGGTGGTGAAGAAGCGCGGGTCGGCGATCGAGCCGGAGACGCTCGCCCGCCAGCTGCGCGGCCCCGGCACGGGGACCGCGGTCGTCGTCGTCACCCGGGTCGCCGGCGCCCCGACCGCCCTGGTGTGCGACGTCAGCGGGTGA